From Synergistaceae bacterium:
GAACACTGAGTGATACCATGGAATTTTTTAGGCTTGACGTAATTTACATATTTAGTACACTGATACGAATTAAACTAAAATATGGAAAGGACAGTGGTAAGTAATGAAGCAAAATCGAGGTGCAGGCTATTTTGTGTGGATCTTTGTCATTGTGACGGTTGTGACGGGGCTTGTTTGGACGGGCTGCGGGGAAGCCGCGGCAAAGGACTCTCTCACCATCGCGACGGCGATTGAGCCGCCTTCTCTGAGCACAGTGGACAACGATTCGCTGGCTACCATTTACATTCACCTGCTGACGAACAACCTGCTGGTGAAGGCGGATCCTGAGACGCTCAACGTTGTTCCCGACCTCGCCGAGAGCTGGGAGAACCCCAGCGACACGGAATGGCTCTTCCATTTGCATAAGGGCGTAAAATTCCATCACGGAAGGGAGTTTACGGCGGAAGACGTCATCGCCAGCATCGCCAACGCGAAGAAGTACCCCGCGACCATTCCCTACACCGAGGAAATCGAGAAAGTGGAAGCGGTGGACAAATATACGGTGAAGTTCACTCTGAGACAGCCGTACTCCAACCTGCTTTACGACCTGGCCTATCACTTCAACTACATCCTTCCCAAAGACCTGCTGGAGAGCGGTCACGATTTCAGCTCCAACCCCGTGGGAACGGGCCCCTACAAGTTCGTGGAGTGGAGCAAGGGCAACCACATCACTCTCGAAAAATTCGATGATTACTGGGACGCAACGGAAAAGCCCAGCATCAAAACCATCACCTGGAGGATCATTCCGGAGGGCACTTCCCGCACCCTGGCTCTTGAGGTCGGAGAGGTGGACGCCATCTACCATGTGGAAACGGCGGACGTACAGCGGCTGAAAAGCAACCCGGAGTTTTACGTGGACCAGCTGGCCAGCGTGGAAAACTTCTATCTGTGCATCAACACCGACATCGCTCCCTTCGACAACGTCGATCTGCGCAACGCCATTCATTGCGCCATTGACCGGGAAGCCCTCATCGCAGGCGCTCTGAACGGCTACGGAGTTCCCAGTTACTCCTCGATTCCCATGGGCTACTGGGGTTCCTGGGACGGAAACGCCAAACCCTACGACGTCGCCCTCGCCAAAGAACTGCTCAAAAAGTGGGGAGGCGACCCCACCACGGTGATCCTGCCGATTCTGGTCCGGACCGACGAACTCGTGCGCGTGGCCACGATCATTCAGGACAGCCTCGCCCAGGTGGGAATCAAGGTTGACGTCGTCTCCGTCGAAACGGCGACCTGGCACGCAAAAAGAGCCTCGGGCGATTACGTGTCCGGAATCACATCCTGGTCCCCGTCCAACGCCTTCACCTACGTCATGCGCTACCACAGCAGCAAACGCAAGTCCGTGGCAGGCGCCTGCAACGACCAGCTGGTGGACGACCTGATCGCGCAGATGAAATCCGAGCTGGACGCCGATAAACGCCTTGACCTCATCCACAAAATCGTCGAGCGAGTCAACGACCTCGCCATTCAGCCGTCTCTCTGGCAGGGGGAGTACTTCCGCGCCTACAACGCCAAATTGAAGGGCATCGTGTCGAGCGCCACGGGCTATATGCGTTTCCATACCGCCCGCTGGACGGATTGACCCGGGTGGACATGAAAATATGATCCGATATATCGTCAAACGGATCATCACACTGATTCCTGTGGTGCTGGGGGTGACGCTGCTGGTTTTCGTGATCATGCAGCTCGCCCCGGGCGACCCGGCGAGGCAGATTCTCGGCGAGGCCGCACCGGAGGAGGCCGTTGAGAAACTTCGCGTCGAAATGGGGCTGCGCGACCCGGTTCTTCTGCGGTACGTGCGGTATATGACGCGGTTCGTGCAGGGCGATTTCGGCACCTCCTACATAAAGAACCGCTCCGTGGCCTCCGAGATCGCGTCGCGTTTCCCCTACACCGTCAAACTCGCCGTCGTGGCCGCCGTTCTGACCGTGGTGCTGTCCATCCCGCTGGGGATTCTGGCGGCCGTCAAACAGAACACCATTTTCGACAACCTCAGCATGATCATCACCCTGATCGGAATTTCCATGCCCGTTTTCTGGCTGGGGCTGCTGCTCATTCTGCAGTTTTCCCTGAAGTTTCGATGGGTGCCCGTCGCGGGGGCCCAAAGCTGGCGCAGCTACATTCTGCCCGCCATCTGTCTCTCCTTCGTGAACATGTCCACCGTGGCGAGAACGACCCGATCGTCCATGCTGGAGACCATCCGGCAGGATTATATCCGCACCGCTCTGGCCAAGGGCGTCGCCCGCACAAAAGTCGTGCACAAACACGCTTTCCGCAACGCGCTGATTCCCACCATCACCGTCATCGGCATTCAGATGAGTCAGCTTCTGGGGGGCTCGGTGCTGGTGGAAACGGTTTTCGCCTGGCCCGGACTGGGCAGACTCATGGTAGAGGCCATCAATCAGCGCGACACGCCGATGGTTTTGGGCTGCGTCATTCTCCTCACGATCATTTTTTCTGTGCTGAACCTGATTATCGACCTGTGTTACGGACTGGTCGATCCCCGCATCAGGGCGCAGTACTCCTGACACTGGAAAGGAATGGCTTCTTATGGCTTCTGAAATCGACAAGGCCAGAGCAAATCGCTTCAGACAGTACAAAAAAAACAGTCAGAGCGCCAACGTGTGGCGCCGGTTCAGGCGCAACAAAAACTCGCTGATCGGGATGATCTGCCTCACGATTATCATCGCTGCCGTCTGCTCGGCGGACTTTTTCTACGACTACGAAACCTGCGCCATCAAACAGAACATCACGGAGCGCCTGAAGCCTCCCTTTTCCCCGGGCCATATTCTGGGGACCGACGACCTGGGGCGCGACGTGGCGGCGCGGGTGCTTCACGGAGGACGCCGCTCGCTTCTGATCAGCTTTTCGTCGGTGGCCATCAGCCTGACGGTGGGAACCATCCTTGGGGCTGTGGCGGGATACTACGGAAAGACGGTGGACAACGTCATCATGAGGTGTATCGACATCCTGATGGCCATCCCCATGACGATGCTGGCCATCGTCATCGTCGCCGCCCTGGGAGCGAGTATCCGGAACATGATCATCGCCCTGGCCATCGCCCAAATTCCCTCGTTCGCCCGGGTGGTGCGCAGTTCCGTCCTGAGCGTTCGGGATCTGGAGTACATCGAGGCCGCCCGGGCCCTTGGGGCCAAAGACGGCACGATCATCTTCGGGCACGTGCTGCCGAACGTTCTGAGCCCCGTCATCGTGCAGATCGCGATTCGCGCGGCGACGGCGATAACCAACGCGGCCGCGCTCAGTTTCCTCGGTCTGGGCGTGCGCGTGCCGGTTCCGGAGTGGGGAAGCATGTTGTCGCTGGGCCGCGCCTACATCCGCGACTACAGTTATCTGACCTTCATCCCCGGACTGGCCATGATGCTGACGATTCTGTCGCTGAACCTTCTGGGCGACGGGCTTCGTGACGCTCTCGACCCCAGGCTGAAATGACGGAGGCGCGGTCATGAACGACTCAGGAAGGCTGGCGCTGGAAATTCAGGACCTTTCCGTCGAATATCGAACGGACGAGGGAACGGTGCACGCGGTGAACGGTCTGGACCTGGCGATTGAAAGCGGCAGAGCGCTGGGACTGGTGGGCGAGACGGGAGCGGGAAAGACGACAGCCGCCCTGTCCGTTCTGCGCCTGATCCCCGAACCGCCCGGTCGGGTGACGGGGGGACGTATCATGCTTTACGGCGAAGACGTCTTCTCCAAATCAGAGAAAGAAATGGACGACCTTCGGGGCCGTCAGGTTTCGATGATCTTTCAGGACCCCATGACGGCGCTCAATCCGGTGTTCACCGTCGAGGATCAGATCGCTGAAAGCATTGAAATCCACGAAAACCTCTCCCGGCAGGACTCGCTGGAAAAGGCGCGCCGAACTCTGGAGATGGTGGGCATACCGGGGGGCCGGGGCCGTGAATATCCTCATCAGTTTTCGGGCGGAATGAGGCAGCGGGTGGTGATTGCCATCGCTCTCGCCTGCTCGCCGTCCCTGCTGATCGCCGACGAGCCCACGACCGCCCTGGACGTGACGATTCAGGCCCAGGTGCTGGAAATGATGAAGGAGCTTCGGGCGCGGTACCGCACGTCCCTTTTGATGATCACCCACGATCTGGGTGTGGTGGCCGAGATCTGCGACGACGTTTCCGTCATTTACGCCGGAACCGTTCTGGAGCACGGAAGCCTGGAGGATGTTTTCGAAAACACGCGTCATCCTTACACGGAGGGCCTGTTCAACTCACTCCCCGATCTGGACAACCGGACGGTCCGGCTCAAACCCATCAAGGGCCTGATGCCCGACCCCACCAATCTGCCGGGAGGCTGCGCTTTTCACCCGCGCTGCGCCTACGCCATGCCGATATGCGAAAAGGAAAAACCCGGCAGGGCGTTTCGCGGAGAAAAGCATTTCGTCCGATGCCACCTCTACGACCGGGACGCCGTGGAAGGGAGGCTTTCACGCAGATGAGCGAGGTTCTGCTGGATGTGCGCGGCATAAAAAAATATTTCAAAACGCCCAAGGGCCTGCTTCACGCGGTGGACAACGTCAGTTTCACGCTCAACCGCGGCGAAACCATGGGGCTGGTGGGAGAGTCCGGGTGCGGCAAGTCCACGGCCGGCCGGGTCATTCTCCGCCTGATCGAGGCCACAGAGGGGGAAATTTTTTTCGAGGGACACGATATCCGCAAATACGGCGCCGACGAAATGAGGCGAAAGCGCAGGGAAATGCAGATCATTTTCCAGGACCCCTTTTCCTCCATCAACCCCAGGAAAACGATCAGCGAAACGATCGAAGAACCCCTGAAACTGCACGGCCTGATTCCGGACAAATATGAGCGCATGGAAAAAGTCGTGGAAATCATGGAGACCGTGGGACTGGCGGAGCGCCTGATGAACGCTTATCCCCACGAACTCGACGGGGGTCGGCGGCAGCGCGTGGGAATCGCCCGGGCCTTCGCCCTGAACCCGAAATTCGTGGTCTGCGACGAGCCGGTTTCGGCCCTCGACGTTTCCATACAGGCCCAGATTCTCAATCTGATGAAGGAACTTCAGGAAAAAACCGGTCTGGCTTACCTGTTCATCACGCACGACCTGAGCGTGGTCAACCATTTTTCGGACAACATCGCCGTCATGTATTTGGGGGAGATCATCGAAACGGCGCCTGCGGAACTGCTGTTCTCCAACCCGCTTCATCCCTACACTCAGGCCCTGCTTTCCGCCATACCGGTTCCCAATCTGAAGAAAAAGCGCCAGCGCGTGCTGCTGAAGGGCGAGATAACCTCCCCCGTGGAGCCGGAGCCTGTATGCCGCTTTTGCAATCGCTGTCTTTACGCTGATGAACGCTGCCGGCAGGGCGAGCCCCGTCTGCAGGAGGTCGAAAGCGGGCACAAAGTCGCCTGTTTCCGCGTCGGCTGTTTGGGCTGACGCCGAACCCGCGTCCCGCACAGGAGGAACGATGAACAGGTTTAAGGAAATCGAGCTGGAAAGTCTTCAGGACAGTTGGGTGATTATGTACACCTTTATCGCGCGCGAGCTGCTGGAAAAGGGCGGGTTCGAGGGAGAAAGAGTCCTGCGCGAGGCGGTCCGCCGTTACGGCAGAGACCGCGGGCTGTCGAACCGCCGGCGGCTCCTGGAGAATAACGTTAAAATCAACCTGGCCACCCTGTTTTCGGAGGGACGGGACCGTCCGGGAGAACCGCGTTTCACGGCGAAGGTGCTGCGGGGCACGCGGGAGGAGCGCATCAGCGACACGCTGATCTGCTCTTTCGCGGACGTGTGGAAAAAATATGACGCCAAACATCTCGGGAGAATCTACTGCGAGGAGTTCCACATCGCCAGCTATCAGGCCTTCGGATTCGGGAAAACGAAGGTGAATCTGAGCCGGACGCTCACCCAGGACGGCGACGATCGCTGCTGTTTTTACCACACGTACCGCCCCGAAAATCTCACCGATGAGGAACGGCGGCTCAGCTTCGAGGAGTACGACGAGGGATACGTCAAACCCGACCGCGAGATGCCCAAACCGGAGGGAAAATCCGGATTCAGGGCGCTTTGGATTAAGATGTACTTTCACTTTCTGGAAACCGCCGCTGAGCGCTGGGGGGAGGACGACGCCAGAAGCCTGGTCGGAAGCGGCCTGAGAGCCGCCGCCGTGGAGCAGGCGCGGGTTTTCGCGGAAATCGCCCGATCGACGGAGCGCGTGGTGGACGAGGGCTTTCTCGAAGGGCATCACCCCCTTTCCCTGGGCCCGTCCCCCGGCGACGAAACTCTGCCGGAGGCCTGTTGCGCGCTGGGGGCTCAGTCCCTGCTTTTCGAAAACTACTGCCTGACGATACGAAAGGAGCTTGGACTCGATGCGGCCTGAAGCTGAAATGCCCGGCGCTGTGACGCCGCTCAAAGCGCTTTGTTCGGACGAGGCTCAGGACAGGTGGTCTCATCTGTACCGGCAGATCGCCGAATCGCTGGAGGAGTCCTTCGGCATGAGGGGTCGAGCCGTTTTACGGGAGGGCGTCCGGCAATACGCCGCCCTGTTGGGTCGTGAAAAACGCGCCTTTCTCGAAAAATGCGGGCTGAAAACCAGCCTGAAAACGGCGGCGAACCTCCGGGGGCCTTTTCCCGTCGGCGTCCGGACGGACAAGGAGTGGATCGAACACACGGAACAGCAGCTTTTCGTCAATATCGTGAGATGTCCTCACGCGGAACTGTGGAACCAGCGCGAAAAACGACACCTGGGACAGCTCTGGTGCGAGGAGTTTTACCCGGCGTATTTTCACTCGGCAATCGGGGACGCGGTGCAGATCAATATGACGAGGGTTCTGACCAATCCCGGCGACGAGCACTGCCGTTTTTCCGTGTATCTGAGGCCGGCCAACCTGGACCTGCCGGACCGGAAGCGCTGTTTCGACGGGTACGATCCGGACCGGAAGCCGGTTCTGGAGGTTCCCGAACCGGAAATTGACTTTGAACAGAGGCGCCGTCTGCTCTTTTCCTGCATAAAGGACGAGCTGCGGCGATCTTTGGACAAAACGCTGGAAGACATCGTGAACGTGGATCTTTAAAAACTGGATACAAAAAGGGGCGAAATGATGAACAGCGTCGTCGACATCGAACCACAAAATTTGCAGGACTGCTGGACTCTGCTCTATTTTTCCACAGCCCGGAAACTGACTGAATTTTACGGACAGGAGGGGAAAAGGCTGATTCGCCGCGCCGTCCATCGCTACGGTTCCGAAGTGGGAGCCCTCGAACGGAAGGCCCACGTGGAAAAGCGCATCGGGACCAGCCTGAAAAGTTTTTACGAGCTGCCGGTCATCCGGTACGACGATCCGCGGTTTCGGCTCGACGTTCAGCGTCTTGACGAACAGGAAGCCCTGTTTGACGTCGTAACCTGCCCCTTCCGCGAGATGGTCCGTTTTCGCGGCCCCGCGTTTTTCCGGAACGTCGAAGAAGGACGGGAGCTTGCCCTCTGTTTCTGCGAGGAGTTTACTTACGCCTGCATCGAGGCCTACACCGAGGGCGTCGGTCAGGCCAATCTGTCGGAGATCCTCGACCGGCGGGGAGAAAACAGCTGCCGTTTCGCCGATTATCTCCGGCCCGCCAACATGAACGAGGAACAGGTCCGGGCTTTCGAAGGGGACGCCGCCCGAAAAGACGGAATAAAGCCCGAAACGGCTCCGAACGCGTCGGTCCGCTGGAACAGGCTGGCCGCGATGCTGGTCGCCGCTTTCAATGCGGTGTGCGATGAGGAGCGCGGAGACGCCCGGCGCGCGGTTGCCGAAGGTCTGCGGCTGG
This genomic window contains:
- a CDS encoding ABC transporter substrate-binding protein, producing MWIFVIVTVVTGLVWTGCGEAAAKDSLTIATAIEPPSLSTVDNDSLATIYIHLLTNNLLVKADPETLNVVPDLAESWENPSDTEWLFHLHKGVKFHHGREFTAEDVIASIANAKKYPATIPYTEEIEKVEAVDKYTVKFTLRQPYSNLLYDLAYHFNYILPKDLLESGHDFSSNPVGTGPYKFVEWSKGNHITLEKFDDYWDATEKPSIKTITWRIIPEGTSRTLALEVGEVDAIYHVETADVQRLKSNPEFYVDQLASVENFYLCINTDIAPFDNVDLRNAIHCAIDREALIAGALNGYGVPSYSSIPMGYWGSWDGNAKPYDVALAKELLKKWGGDPTTVILPILVRTDELVRVATIIQDSLAQVGIKVDVVSVETATWHAKRASGDYVSGITSWSPSNAFTYVMRYHSSKRKSVAGACNDQLVDDLIAQMKSELDADKRLDLIHKIVERVNDLAIQPSLWQGEYFRAYNAKLKGIVSSATGYMRFHTARWTD
- a CDS encoding ABC transporter permease produces the protein MIRYIVKRIITLIPVVLGVTLLVFVIMQLAPGDPARQILGEAAPEEAVEKLRVEMGLRDPVLLRYVRYMTRFVQGDFGTSYIKNRSVASEIASRFPYTVKLAVVAAVLTVVLSIPLGILAAVKQNTIFDNLSMIITLIGISMPVFWLGLLLILQFSLKFRWVPVAGAQSWRSYILPAICLSFVNMSTVARTTRSSMLETIRQDYIRTALAKGVARTKVVHKHAFRNALIPTITVIGIQMSQLLGGSVLVETVFAWPGLGRLMVEAINQRDTPMVLGCVILLTIIFSVLNLIIDLCYGLVDPRIRAQYS
- a CDS encoding ABC transporter permease, producing MASEIDKARANRFRQYKKNSQSANVWRRFRRNKNSLIGMICLTIIIAAVCSADFFYDYETCAIKQNITERLKPPFSPGHILGTDDLGRDVAARVLHGGRRSLLISFSSVAISLTVGTILGAVAGYYGKTVDNVIMRCIDILMAIPMTMLAIVIVAALGASIRNMIIALAIAQIPSFARVVRSSVLSVRDLEYIEAARALGAKDGTIIFGHVLPNVLSPVIVQIAIRAATAITNAAALSFLGLGVRVPVPEWGSMLSLGRAYIRDYSYLTFIPGLAMMLTILSLNLLGDGLRDALDPRLK
- a CDS encoding ABC transporter ATP-binding protein — protein: MNDSGRLALEIQDLSVEYRTDEGTVHAVNGLDLAIESGRALGLVGETGAGKTTAALSVLRLIPEPPGRVTGGRIMLYGEDVFSKSEKEMDDLRGRQVSMIFQDPMTALNPVFTVEDQIAESIEIHENLSRQDSLEKARRTLEMVGIPGGRGREYPHQFSGGMRQRVVIAIALACSPSLLIADEPTTALDVTIQAQVLEMMKELRARYRTSLLMITHDLGVVAEICDDVSVIYAGTVLEHGSLEDVFENTRHPYTEGLFNSLPDLDNRTVRLKPIKGLMPDPTNLPGGCAFHPRCAYAMPICEKEKPGRAFRGEKHFVRCHLYDRDAVEGRLSRR
- a CDS encoding ATP-binding cassette domain-containing protein — protein: MSEVLLDVRGIKKYFKTPKGLLHAVDNVSFTLNRGETMGLVGESGCGKSTAGRVILRLIEATEGEIFFEGHDIRKYGADEMRRKRREMQIIFQDPFSSINPRKTISETIEEPLKLHGLIPDKYERMEKVVEIMETVGLAERLMNAYPHELDGGRRQRVGIARAFALNPKFVVCDEPVSALDVSIQAQILNLMKELQEKTGLAYLFITHDLSVVNHFSDNIAVMYLGEIIETAPAELLFSNPLHPYTQALLSAIPVPNLKKKRQRVLLKGEITSPVEPEPVCRFCNRCLYADERCRQGEPRLQEVESGHKVACFRVGCLG
- a CDS encoding L-2-amino-thiazoline-4-carboxylic acid hydrolase, producing MNRFKEIELESLQDSWVIMYTFIARELLEKGGFEGERVLREAVRRYGRDRGLSNRRRLLENNVKINLATLFSEGRDRPGEPRFTAKVLRGTREERISDTLICSFADVWKKYDAKHLGRIYCEEFHIASYQAFGFGKTKVNLSRTLTQDGDDRCCFYHTYRPENLTDEERRLSFEEYDEGYVKPDREMPKPEGKSGFRALWIKMYFHFLETAAERWGEDDARSLVGSGLRAAAVEQARVFAEIARSTERVVDEGFLEGHHPLSLGPSPGDETLPEACCALGAQSLLFENYCLTIRKELGLDAA
- a CDS encoding L-2-amino-thiazoline-4-carboxylic acid hydrolase, which translates into the protein MRPEAEMPGAVTPLKALCSDEAQDRWSHLYRQIAESLEESFGMRGRAVLREGVRQYAALLGREKRAFLEKCGLKTSLKTAANLRGPFPVGVRTDKEWIEHTEQQLFVNIVRCPHAELWNQREKRHLGQLWCEEFYPAYFHSAIGDAVQINMTRVLTNPGDEHCRFSVYLRPANLDLPDRKRCFDGYDPDRKPVLEVPEPEIDFEQRRRLLFSCIKDELRRSLDKTLEDIVNVDL
- a CDS encoding L-2-amino-thiazoline-4-carboxylic acid hydrolase is translated as MMNSVVDIEPQNLQDCWTLLYFSTARKLTEFYGQEGKRLIRRAVHRYGSEVGALERKAHVEKRIGTSLKSFYELPVIRYDDPRFRLDVQRLDEQEALFDVVTCPFREMVRFRGPAFFRNVEEGRELALCFCEEFTYACIEAYTEGVGQANLSEILDRRGENSCRFADYLRPANMNEEQVRAFEGDAARKDGIKPETAPNASVRWNRLAAMLVAAFNAVCDEERGDARRAVAEGLRLAAREIAAFMAERADAVGAPLTAAFVSQNCPLHSGAGSNDPALEEFIGVNFRAPLGLWVEQNVGRKE